The sequence TCGCGGGCATCTTCAAGGCTGGCGTCGTCGCTGGGCAGCACCGTCGTTACTTTGCTGCCGTCTTCCAGCCGCACGTTGCCGTCGATGGCGGGCGACGACCCTTTTCCTACCACGTGTAGGTTAGCCGAGATCGACGCCTGGCCGTAGACGAAATCATTGTCTTTGCGGGCGGCGTTCAGCGCCAGGAAGTTATTAGCCCGAACCCGCAAGTCGTACGACACATCGGGGATGTTACTCAGCACCACCTTGCCGTCGGTTGTCAGGGTACGGCCTAGCGTATCACGTAGGTTGAAATCAGTGAAGGTGACGGTTTGCCCCGCCAGCCGGATGCGTTCCTGATCGATCCGGTAGGTAGCATTCAGCCGCTTGATGTTGAAGGCAACCGAGTCGAATGAGATACCGCCATTCAATTGGGGCGAGGTGGTGCTACCCAAGATGTCGGCTTCACCGTGCAACGTACCCCGCGCCCGCCGCAACTCGCCAAAGCTGAAGGCCTCGATGGTGCGGGCATCCAGCCGGTTGAGCTGCAACAGAAAATCAAGATTGGATTTGGGGTCGTTCGGGTTGTAAAAGCCCGACAGTTTGGCGTCGTTATACGTACCCAGCAGGCTCACATCAACCGAGATACGCCCGTCCGATGCGTTGGCAAATTTGCCGTCCACATTGCCGATAGGCTTATCCATCACCCGCAGGCTATCGACACGCAGATCACCCGTGAAACCCAGTTTGGTGAAGTAATCGCGCACGACCACGTTGCTGTTGAGCGTGCCCGACACCGTCGACGTATCCTGGTTAGCAATAGCCGCCAGGTCACGCAGGTTCAGGTTACGGGCCTCCACCCGTAGGGGGGTGTTGGGCTTCGGCTCGGTGCTGTTCACGACCAGCGTTTGCTCCCCTTGCCGGATCAGGAAGCCCTGCGCCAGCACCCCCGCCGGACCATATTGCAGGAAACCCGTGCTATCGGCCGTCCAGGTGCGGTAGTTAGTGAGCAGGCCGCGCTGCCCTACCTGTAGCCGGTAATCGTTGCCAACCAGCGACACTAGCCCCGCCAGCCCGTGTCGGTCGCGGTCGGCCGAGTCTTTGCTGACGACCGAGAACGTGAACTTGTTGTTGGCGGCTGAGCCGCTCAACTGGGTTTTGTAGAGTTTTAGGCTACTCGTCTGCACGCCGTTGAGCTGCCCCGCCACGTTCAACTGGTTATTGTAAGCCAGCAGCGCCAATGAGGAGCCTTTGATTACTGTCGTGTCATAGTCGACGAGGCCGGTGTTGATGCGGGCCGCAAACGTGGTGTCGCGGGTATTGTCAAGGTAAGCGTCGAGTTTGACGGGTTCCAGCTTGCGGATACCGGGAACAAACGCCTGCAACAGCGGATCCTGACGGACCTGCCCCGTGACGTAGAAACTATAGGGGGGCTGGATGGTCTTGTAAGTAAGGTTCGGAATGCGGAAATACTTCCCGATTTCGCCCGCCACGATATCATATAGATTGGTGTATTCAAACTGCCCGCTTAGCGCCAGTTGCCCAAACGGCAGGCCCAGCACCAGCGTCTTGCGGTTGGGGTTCACGGTGCCTGCTTTCAGGTACAGCGTGTCGATGGGGTAGCTTTTGCCCTTCAGGCTCACCACCGCATCCTGGGCGTAGATGGTCCCCTCGGGCCGGACGGGGTCAGTCGAGGTCATCGCCAGCTGAATGTTGCCTTTGATCGAGAGCGGGTCGGCATAAAGCTTGAGCTTGTCGAGGTTCAGCTCGTTGATGTTGATGGTGCCGTCGATGCTGGGGTAATCGGTTTTTAGCCCCACGCGGGTGTCCAGCGCCAGCCGGATGTTGGGGTCATTGATACCCCCTTTTAGCGTCAGCGTACCACCCGATAACGTACCGGCTACGTCGGCGTTCTTATAATTATAGCCATTAAGATCCGCCTGATCGACCACCGCCCGGAAGTTGGTCGAGAGCGTTTTGGGATCGATGCCGCGCCCGTTTACGGCAGCCCGGGCCGTGATGAGGCCAAACTGCTTCGGATTCATCAGCCACTTGCCCGCATCGAACTTGTCCAGTATGGCTTTGCCTTCGTAGGCTTGGTTTTTCCCCGCGTAAAAGTTGCGCAGCGTACCGTCGAACGCTGCCGTGCCCCAGTTGGTGGCTAGTTTTGCATCGGTCGTCAGGTTGTCCAACGTACCTCGGATGCGGCCCGTCAGGTTTAGTTGCGGCGCCAGTGCCACCGAGTCGGGCAACGTACCTGCGGGCAGGAGTTTGCGCAGGTCGGCGCGGTTGGTGCGGGCTTCGGTGAGGGTTATATCGAGGCCCAGCCGGTCGGGGACCGTAACGTTGGTGAAGCGCCCCGCCATTTTGAGCGATGTACCGGAGAGCATCGCCAGTTCGGCGTTGGGGATACGTAGATCGGCCAGCGTACCGCGTAGCTGCGTGTTGAGGCGGACCACCTCGCGGCTGTTGCCCGCTAGAGGCGGCGTGTTGGCCAGAAACGGGGCCAGTTGCAGCACGTCGGCAAAGGCGAGGCGACTCTGGCGCAGGTTTACGAGCACACGTACCCGGTTCAGGTTGCGTCCCTCGGTTGCCCGTGTGAGCTGGCCCAGCGAATCGTAACGCAGTTCGAGTCGGTCGCGGAGAATGGTGCCGGGGCTACCGGGCGAGGCCGTGCGGATAAATAGGTTGCTCAGCAGAGTCTGTTTTTCGCCGTACTGCGCATCCACGTCGAAATGTTGCAGCACAAACCCACTTTTGTCGCGGAAGCGCCCTTGCCGAATCTGGCCCGAAATCAGGGCGGGGCTGTACAGCAGGTTTCGGCCTTCAATGCCCAGTCCCTGCATATCGAGGTGCCCATAGTCCAGCCCTTTGGCTTGCCGGGGCTGCGTTTGATCGTCGAACCGGAGCCGGTTGTCGGTGAAACGTACCCGACCCACGCGCGCTACCCAGCCCGCCGGTTGCGCTTCGGCGGCTTTAGCCGCATTTTTCACGCGCGGGTCCGCCTGCTGAATGGCAACCGCTGCCGCCGTGGAGCGGGCCTCTTTTTTAGCCCGTGTCGGGCGCAGCAATGTGGTCGTGATGTCTGATTTATCGAGCAGCAGCGATTTGATGCCGACTTTTTCGCCGTTGAGGTAGAAATAGTCGCTTTCCATCGCCAGCCGGTTCACCTTACCCGTCGTGGCAAAATCTGCCGTTTCCACGCGAACGTCCCACAGGGTGTTGGTTAGCTGCCAGCTGCCCAGCCCCAGATCCAGTGTGTCAGATGACGTCTCGGGTGTTTCGGGGGTCGGCAGGCCTTCGTAAAGGCGGGTCTTGATGTTCAGCCGATCGCCCCTCACGTCCCGAATGCGGTAGCGCGACTGCGCCACGTTGACCGCCTCGAAGTTGACGTGCAGGCTGTCCATGTAGGCATCCACGTTGGCCCCGGCAACGTCGTCTTCGTACCGGATCAACACCTGCCGAAGCGCTACCCCCGACAGGCTGATGTCAAGCGGAGTCGAGGTGGTGTCGGCCGGTGGGGCCACTTTCGTCGCCAGGCTTGCGGTGTCGGGCTTAGCCGTATTGAAGGCGTCGAGGATGTAATTGAAGTTGAACGCCGTGTCGGGCAGGGTGCGCGTCACGTGCAGCCGAACGCCTTCCAATTCAATCTGATTGAGCGAAATCTTATTTTGTAACAGCGCCAGCATGTCGACATCGACGCGCATCCGGCGGCCACTCAGCAGCGTATCGCCCTGGGGTGTTTTGAAAAAAACGTCCTCCAGTTCAATCCAGTCGGGAATTTTGTAGCGGATGCGCCCAATACGAAACGGCGCCTTTATCTTCTTGCCTAGATAATTGTTAACCTGCTGGGTAACAAACTGTTGCCCAAAAGGAGTGGTCGCAATAACCGTGACAAAACCAACCACTAATAACACAATGGTTAGTATGACAAGGCCGGTTGTCAGCAGGAATCGTTTCACTAAATCCGTGTAAAGTCTGATGGATTATCCATTGGTATAACGGCTAAGGGTGGGGGATGTTTGAGTGTTTTCAGTTTAGGGTTTGGGAGTTTTCTGTTTGGCGTTGGCTTACGCTGGTTGAGCTCACGCTGACAAACTCCAAACAGAAAACTCCCCAACGCTAAACTATCAAACTTCCTCCCTCACCCAATTGCCCACGCCTGCACGACCGTTCCGGCCGGGAAGTTGCTCTCCGTGGCCGGGAATTCCAGGAAGGCGTCGGCGGCGGTGAGGTTGGTGAAATCAGCGGAGCCACTGCCCGGTAACGGTTCGGCCAGCAACGTACCCTCGGTCGAGGTCGTCAGGTGGGCGGGTGTGAAATAGGTGAGCGGTGGCGCAAACGTAACGGGCTTGGCCAGTTGCACGTAGAGCGGCGGTTCGCCGGGCAGACCCATCGCCGTTTCGAGGTAAGGGCGAACGTACCGGTAAAAGCAAAGCGTGGTGGAGACAGGGTTACCGGGCAACGCAAACACCACCCGCTGGTTATCGGGGCTGGTGCCAAACCACATGGGTTTGCCGGGCCGCTGTTCAATTTTATGGAAGTGTTTGCGAATACCCAGCCCCGCCAGGATATCGGGTACGTAATCGGCTTTGCCGGCCGATACGCCGCCCGTCATCACCAGCACGTCGTGGCCCGACAGTAAGGCCGACAGACCGCTCGTGATGGTGGCTACGTCGTCGGGGTAATGATGAATCGAGGCGTCGATGCCCATCTCGTGCAACGCCGCCCACAGCAGGTGCGCGTTGGATTGCCGAATCTGGTGGGGCAACGGTGTTTGTTCAATCGTAACCAGTTCGTCGCCCGTCGAGACGACCGCCACGCGGGGCCGCTTCCGCACCGACAGCGACGTTTGCCCCACCGACGCCACCACTGCCAGATCGACGGGCCGCAGGCGCACCCCTGCCGACAGGACTACGTCGAAGGTGCGGCGGTCGGTGCCTTGTTTGTGCACGTTGAGGCCACGGCTTATCTCTGCAGCTGGGATCGTCAGCGTGGCAATGCCGTCGGTGATGGACAGGTCTTCGTACCGGATGACGGTATCGGCGCCGCTGGGCAACACCGAGCCGGTCATCACCTCCATGCAGCCGGTGGGGTCGGGGAGGGGTTGCTGGGGTTCGCCCGCCCGCCCGATCGCCAGGATCGAAAAAGCCGTTTGGCCATCGGCCAGCGCGTCGTACTGAATGGCAATGCCGTCCATCGCCACCCGGTCAAACGGCGGGAAATCGCGGTCGGCCAGAATGGTCTCGGCCAGTACGCGGCCCGGCGCCTCGGTAAAGGCAACGGTTTCGGTCGTGAGCGATAACTGGTGCGACGCGAGCAGGTCGTCGGCTTCGGCAACGGTCAGCATAAGGCAGTAGAGACAGTTTGAAGAGCGAAGAAACACGCATTCTGGTAAAGAAGCAGCATTAGCCAGACCACTTTTGGGATACAAAGTCGTTTTGACCGCACAAAGAAAGAGCGCCGCCCTCACTGACTATTAGGCAGCGGGGGCGGCGCAAGACAAACGGATACAGGCTACTGCTTGAGCGCTGCCAGCGTTTTTTCGTAATCAGCCGCGTCTTCTCCGGTCTTTTTGGCGAGGGCAAGTGCCTCTTCTTCATACTTGATCGCTTCCGGCTTGCGCCCCAGTTTACCGAGCAGTTGCGCGTAAGTGTCGAGTGAGGCCGCCGACCGATTTAATTCCAGCGAGCGTCCCGACCAGGCCAACGCCTGGTTCAGATCGGCAGGGTCGGTAAGGGTTTCGAAGTAGCCCCAGGCCAGACTGTTCAGGGCCTGCGCTGTTTGTTGGGTAGCCCCGTTTTTCATCTGATCGGCATACCGCTTGAAATTGGCGGTTTTCTTCACGGAGTCGGGGAGCGATTGCGTCTGGGTTAGAAACCGCTGATAGGCTTCGTCGTTCCTGGTCTTCAGCGAGTCGGCAGAGACGGCCATCAACGGCTGGGCCGATTTGGTGGCGAACTCGCGGTATTTGGGTACGTTTTTGGTGCGTTTGTAAAAATTGAGCCACATGCCGTCTGTCGCTGTGGTGCCCGCTGGCCCTTTCATGCCCAGTTTCTGGGTCAATTTCATCCGATTGGCAATCACGCGCTCCATCTCGGCTTCGGAGGTGGCTTTGCGCTCGTCGCGGGCCAGTAGCTGGCTAACCGCCATCACGGCTTTCTGAACGGCAGGTGCCGACGTGCGCTGGCCCTGATTGGCCTTGATCCCATCCAACAGCCAGTCAAACCCTTTCGAGTTTGTGGTGGTCAGGTTACCGCTGATGAGTTCCAGCCCAGCCGGGGTGGTCAGGTCGGCTTCAGGGGCCGCAAGCAGGTAGGCGTCCAGTGCGTCGCCATTGGGGAGGCCAAGTTGAGCTCGTTGGGCCAGATACGTCTTCAGAAAGTCAGCATCACGTTTACCATTAGCAAACTCTTTGTCCCAAAGGGCAATCGGTTTAGCCGTTCGGGCCGCTTCGATAGCTTTGTTGGCTTCATCGACCAGGCCCTTGATGCCGCCATATCCTACTGTGCGCTGAATCAGGTCGCCGTCGGCTGATACGAACAGCGAGGTTGGGTAAGCCGTGACGTTGTATTTTTTCGCCACCTCAATGCCTTCGCCTTTCTCGGCGTCGATCTGGTAAGAAATGAAATTGGCGTTGAACAGGTCGCCCACGGCCTTGTCGGGGAAAGCCTGCTTTGCCATCAGTTTGCAGGGGCCGCACCAAGTGGTATAAACGTCGACAAACACGGGCTTCTTCTGCTTTTTGGCCTCAGCCAGCAACTCGTTCCACGTACCCGTAAAGAAGTGGATGCCTACGTGGTCATCGGGGGGCAACGAAGCGAAGACGTGGGACGGGGCGGTCAGACCCAAAAGCGCCAGCCACAGGGCCAGCACACGGACATAAAGGCGTGTTTTCATGGGATTGCTTGTGCGTAGTTATACGGAGATTTAGTAAAGTAGGGGTAAGGTAGTAAACTGTTTTGTTAAATCCATGTAGTAAGGGCCGTTGAGACGTTGAACCAACCGGCGAATTGGCTTGTCCTATAGGTGTATGACACCCACAACAAATACCCATGAAAAAGGAGGCAACCGCCGGTCGGCATCAACCAAACCCACTGGCGACGTAAGCGATCAGGTCAGCTGGCGCGAACGCTTTGCCGCCCTCGGCAACCTACCCA comes from Fibrella aestuarina BUZ 2 and encodes:
- a CDS encoding translocation/assembly module TamB domain-containing protein — protein: MKRFLLTTGLVILTIVLLVVGFVTVIATTPFGQQFVTQQVNNYLGKKIKAPFRIGRIRYKIPDWIELEDVFFKTPQGDTLLSGRRMRVDVDMLALLQNKISLNQIELEGVRLHVTRTLPDTAFNFNYILDAFNTAKPDTASLATKVAPPADTTSTPLDISLSGVALRQVLIRYEDDVAGANVDAYMDSLHVNFEAVNVAQSRYRIRDVRGDRLNIKTRLYEGLPTPETPETSSDTLDLGLGSWQLTNTLWDVRVETADFATTGKVNRLAMESDYFYLNGEKVGIKSLLLDKSDITTTLLRPTRAKKEARSTAAAVAIQQADPRVKNAAKAAEAQPAGWVARVGRVRFTDNRLRFDDQTQPRQAKGLDYGHLDMQGLGIEGRNLLYSPALISGQIRQGRFRDKSGFVLQHFDVDAQYGEKQTLLSNLFIRTASPGSPGTILRDRLELRYDSLGQLTRATEGRNLNRVRVLVNLRQSRLAFADVLQLAPFLANTPPLAGNSREVVRLNTQLRGTLADLRIPNAELAMLSGTSLKMAGRFTNVTVPDRLGLDITLTEARTNRADLRKLLPAGTLPDSVALAPQLNLTGRIRGTLDNLTTDAKLATNWGTAAFDGTLRNFYAGKNQAYEGKAILDKFDAGKWLMNPKQFGLITARAAVNGRGIDPKTLSTNFRAVVDQADLNGYNYKNADVAGTLSGGTLTLKGGINDPNIRLALDTRVGLKTDYPSIDGTININELNLDKLKLYADPLSIKGNIQLAMTSTDPVRPEGTIYAQDAVVSLKGKSYPIDTLYLKAGTVNPNRKTLVLGLPFGQLALSGQFEYTNLYDIVAGEIGKYFRIPNLTYKTIQPPYSFYVTGQVRQDPLLQAFVPGIRKLEPVKLDAYLDNTRDTTFAARINTGLVDYDTTVIKGSSLALLAYNNQLNVAGQLNGVQTSSLKLYKTQLSGSAANNKFTFSVVSKDSADRDRHGLAGLVSLVGNDYRLQVGQRGLLTNYRTWTADSTGFLQYGPAGVLAQGFLIRQGEQTLVVNSTEPKPNTPLRVEARNLNLRDLAAIANQDTSTVSGTLNSNVVVRDYFTKLGFTGDLRVDSLRVMDKPIGNVDGKFANASDGRISVDVSLLGTYNDAKLSGFYNPNDPKSNLDFLLQLNRLDARTIEAFSFGELRRARGTLHGEADILGSTTSPQLNGGISFDSVAFNIKRLNATYRIDQERIRLAGQTVTFTDFNLRDTLGRTLTTDGKVVLSNIPDVSYDLRVRANNFLALNAARKDNDFVYGQASISANLHVVGKGSSPAIDGNVRLEDGSKVTTVLPSDDASLEDAREVVTFIDHKDTLALSKYLKPRVDSVRAPLQFDQLNKSNINLTLEADEQSEITIVVDELNGDNLRARGNARLAVNVAPSGEISVLGRYEVTEGRYSLTYQVLQREFALQKGGYINFTGDPLKADLNLTAIYEARTTSDALISSEVSTQTSPTTKIQVPYNVALTVSGNLSAPSITFDILAPRETLTRLGAAADPVSRKLQSLRDNPNDMNKQVFGLLILGNFIAETSNGSNSDFNVGNTAENLARSSVSKVISQQLQQFASGLIKGVDLDVNLDSKSGLAQTGSATANRTDLNIGLSRSFLQGRLTVSVGRNFLVDGTSDVRAAQNNNAVFDNLSLNYNLTRDGRYALRAYRRNNTERTILEGFVVETGVGFVITVDFNTLADLTRRRREEPETE
- a CDS encoding molybdopterin molybdotransferase MoeA, giving the protein MLTVAEADDLLASHQLSLTTETVAFTEAPGRVLAETILADRDFPPFDRVAMDGIAIQYDALADGQTAFSILAIGRAGEPQQPLPDPTGCMEVMTGSVLPSGADTVIRYEDLSITDGIATLTIPAAEISRGLNVHKQGTDRRTFDVVLSAGVRLRPVDLAVVASVGQTSLSVRKRPRVAVVSTGDELVTIEQTPLPHQIRQSNAHLLWAALHEMGIDASIHHYPDDVATITSGLSALLSGHDVLVMTGGVSAGKADYVPDILAGLGIRKHFHKIEQRPGKPMWFGTSPDNQRVVFALPGNPVSTTLCFYRYVRPYLETAMGLPGEPPLYVQLAKPVTFAPPLTYFTPAHLTTSTEGTLLAEPLPGSGSADFTNLTAADAFLEFPATESNFPAGTVVQAWAIG
- a CDS encoding thioredoxin family protein produces the protein MKTRLYVRVLALWLALLGLTAPSHVFASLPPDDHVGIHFFTGTWNELLAEAKKQKKPVFVDVYTTWCGPCKLMAKQAFPDKAVGDLFNANFISYQIDAEKGEGIEVAKKYNVTAYPTSLFVSADGDLIQRTVGYGGIKGLVDEANKAIEAARTAKPIALWDKEFANGKRDADFLKTYLAQRAQLGLPNGDALDAYLLAAPEADLTTPAGLELISGNLTTTNSKGFDWLLDGIKANQGQRTSAPAVQKAVMAVSQLLARDERKATSEAEMERVIANRMKLTQKLGMKGPAGTTATDGMWLNFYKRTKNVPKYREFATKSAQPLMAVSADSLKTRNDEAYQRFLTQTQSLPDSVKKTANFKRYADQMKNGATQQTAQALNSLAWGYFETLTDPADLNQALAWSGRSLELNRSAASLDTYAQLLGKLGRKPEAIKYEEEALALAKKTGEDAADYEKTLAALKQ